Within bacterium, the genomic segment CTTCTCTTGAAAAATGCAGTGAGTGCGGCGGTGAAATCCTATCAATCGTAGCTGGTATTTGCAATTACAAAGCGATGTGGTTTATCTTCCTAAGATGATTCTGCTTGGTTTTGATGCCCACAAAATGTGTCGAAGAATCAATGTTGCTCATGATCAATGATGGAAAGGTCTGAAACGAGTGCATTTGGTATGAATTCCCGAAACGCGATTGATTCGTTTCGAGAGAATGAGTGCAAGTGCATTGTAAAACTTTGACGTCAAGCAACGAAACTGAATCAGTACGGTGAGTCGAACTGGGTCCCCTGAAAAGGATTACGATTTCTATGCATCGGAAGGGATCAGAGCAAGATGACGTCTACTACTGTCTATTTAGATTGGGACGCTGTGAGTAGCCTACTGTGTTAGCTGTATTCTTCCTGCTAATCTCCCTTCTTATTTGGTGGGTCATCGAGTTTGCTCGCCACCAACGCCGTATCTATTCGATTCCCATCCGAATTCATGTGAATGGTACTCGCGGTAAATCGTCGGTTACCCGTTTAATCTCGGCTGGTCTTCGCGCCGGTGGTAAAAAAACCTTGGCAAAAACAACCGGAACTTTACCGCGCATCATCGACGAACATGGTCTCGAAATTGCAATCAACCGCCGGGCTAACGCGAATATTCTCGAACAATTGAAAATAATAAAGTTTATTTCACGAAGAAAACCCGACGCATTGGTTATCGAGTGTATGGCGGTACAACCGGAGTATCAGTGGATTTGCGAGCACCGGATCGTCCATGCTACCCACGGTGTCTGTACGAACGCTCGTCCCGATCATTTGAATGAAATGGGACCAACGACTGAAAATGTCGGAAAATCACTATCGAACACCGTCCCGGTTAAATCGCGTTTTTTTACTGCTGAGCATAAACTGGCACATATTTTTCAAGACGTTGCCAAACGACGTGAGACCGAAATCACAATTACCGATTCATCTGGTATAACACCAGAGGATATGAGGGGTTTTTCCTACGTAGAGCATCCAGAAAACGTTGCTTTAGCCTTAGCGGTGACCAACTCACTTGGGATTTCACGGTCGGTTGCGCTTAAGGGAATGCACAATTGTTTTCCGGATTCCGGTGCCCTAAAGATTTTCCGAGTTGAGCATGGCGGTAAGTGGTGCCGGTTTGTCAATGCAATGGCGGCAAACGACCCCGAATCAACCCTCATGATATGGAACAAAGCGGTTGAGCGGTATCAAGGGAAAATGGGTACCAGAATCGTCTTGTTGAATACTCGAGCTGACCGCTTTGACCGCTCATTACAACTTTTAGCGATGACAGCAAAGGGCATTGAACTCGATTATTTTTTCTCGATTGGCGAACGGACCGACCGTTTACTGGTCTTTTTTGCGAAGTACGGCATTCCGGTGGAAAAAGTAGTCACATTGGGGATTACAAAGCCGGAGACAATTTATGAAGCGATATTTGAGAAAGTCGGAACTGACGGCGGTACTGTAATCGGTATTGGAAATGTCGGAGCCGGCGGGCTTGCCGTCGCGAATCTTTTCCGCGACCGGAGGGTTGGCATTGATTGAAGCAACCGTAGGATTGGGCGTAGTACTATCGCTCCTTTTTCAGGAATCACTCGGAGTAGCTGCGGGTGGCATCGTCGTACCGGGATATGTTGCTTTGCAACTGGATCAACCACTCGCATTGATTGCAACATTTGTGGTCAGTTTTATCGTTTGGATGATGCTCCGTTTCCTTTCCCGATTCATGTTTTTATTTGGACGACGCCGGTTGGTGTTATCTATTCTTCTTGGTTTCATTTTCGGATATCTGTCCCGACAATTGGTGTTATCTCATGCTTTCCCAATTGACCCCGGTTTACAGGCGATTGGTTTTGTTGTACCCGGTTTGATTGCGAACTGGATGGAACGGCAAGGAATCGTGAAAACGGTAGCAGCAGTGTTGATTTGTTCGGTTACGACACGGTTGTTAATCATGGTGGCGACGGGTGGGAGGTTTTTCCCTAATGTCTAAGAACTCCGAACCCAAGATGTTCAAACCGTCGTTACGTGACCCGAAAACATTGGTCATTTTAGCTGTTATTGCATTAGCGATCTTCATTGTTGCTGAGAACTCTCGCCGCGAAGTCCGATTACCCGATTATGAAGTAAAACTTGATGCCGCCAAGCGGATGCAGACGTCATTGGAAACAGTCAAGCAGACTCGATTTGGCACCGGTCAGGTTCCCGACGAGATCAATGACCCTAATGCAACAGCAATGATTGGAAGGCAAGAATCGCCGATTACAGTCGAGGACGGCAAACTCGAAGACGCTTTGACAGCACTGAATCCCAATATCGCTGCCGCAATTGTATCCTACTTACTGGAGGCGAATATCAAACCCGGTGACCCGGTTGCAGTCGGATTATCGGGAACATTCCCTGGTTTGAATTTGGCAACGATTTGCGCCTTGGAGGCAGTGAAAGCAAAACCCGTTATAATAACGAGTCTTGGTTCGGCGCAATGGGGCGCTAACGATCCCAGTTTTACTTGGCTCGATATTGAATCGGCTCTTTACAAATCAGGTCGTATTGCCCATCACTCCACTTTAGCATCCTTGGGTGGTGGAGGTGATTATGGTCGTGGCTTGTCGGATAAAGGTCGGCAACTATTGCGCGATGCGATTGCCCGTAATAATGTCGAAAAGTTAGAAGTTGGTTCCCTCGATTCCTCGATATCGCTCCGATTGCAGAAGTACGAGAAGGAGTTGGGCGGAAAACCGAAATTGTTTATTTCGGTCGGTGGCAGCTTTGCCGATATCGGACATCAGGCGAATACTTGGTTGATACCAACAGGATTCTTTCCCAATCTTCCTGAGCGAAACTATCCCAATATTGGTGTACTTCATCACTATGCCGAAACCGGAATCCCATTTATTCATCTCTTTGATGTTCGGATGATTACCCAGACCTTTGAACTACCGAAATCACCGGTACCATTGCCCGATCCGGGGAAGGGTGGCGTCTATGCCACCGAACGCTACGATGTTCGCATTGCCGCGTTGTTGCTCGCGATTTTTATCGTAATATTTGGGATTGTCGTCAATTACGACCGAAAGAAGTATAAGTTGAAGGAAGAGGGAGCCGATCCCGATACGCTTCCGATCAACAAATGATAGAATTGGAATCGAGTTGTTGTCTTGATTCCGTTGGACTTATCCCATCGATTCTGAAGACAGGTTTCGATTGGGTTTCGACCGATTCCGCAGTTTGTTCCTGCGAAGGAGAAGGATTATGAGACGAACCACCGCCGCGTTGCTTTTCATTCTTTGTTTAGCGGGAGGTGCTTTCGCAGCGCGATGGCAGGTGATTGAACCCGAAGCGAAGGCGAAGGGTGGATTACCCGTTACCACCAATGGAAAGCTTCTACGCTACTCGCCTGCGACAGCAACGTCGCCGTTGGTCGTTGAAGTAAATGGTCCAACTGTTATCCGGGCAAAGGTTCGGGTGGCAACGAGAACCGCTTTGCGCTCATTCAAAGTGATGGCATCCCTCGATAATGGCACGCCAGTTGAGTTTCCGCAGGATGCGATGGAGTCGAATTCGATGGAAGGTCCTAACGGTATGAAGTTATCGATGGCACAAGACATCGATTTCAAAATTCCCGATGGTCCCCACACGATAAAATTCTCTCCATCAATTGGCGACACCACGACACTGTTCTTCCGAGTTTACAACCGAATTCTTGATACCGGCGAACCGGCGGAATGGGAAGCGATTGCTCCCCGCGGATTCCGTGATTTAGTCGGCGTCGTCGTCCGGGAACGGGAAGCGACCTACTATCGTCAAACGAACGAACGCCCACTCGAATTTAAACTGAATGGTCCGATGCGGGTACGTGTCCTAACTCGAGCCGAGGTTGCCGGCGGCAAAATGGATCGTTCGATTAAATGGCGACTTGAAGTGAAGTTGGATGGTCAATCAATCGGTGTGTATCCCTGTGATGAAGTTATTAGCAGTATCGCCGGACATTCGATTCAGAGTGAATATGTGTTAACTTCCGCAGCGGTAATCAATTTCGATTTACCGCAAGGCAAGCATAACGTAACGGTTCACTTACTCGACAGCGATATCAACGTGGTAAATCGTATCCTGATTCCGGCGAAAGCGCTTACTAATACCGGAAAGTAAAGTTGCTGGAGTAAATATGAAGACCCGCACCACATTACTGACATTGCTTGCACTACTGCTGGTGGTTCCCTTCGGCGAAGCTTCTGCAACGTCGAAACGAAAGGGTCCGTACGATTTCAACAAACCGACTCGAACGAAGCAGCGTAATCATTTCAAGCTAACGTTCGAATACACTCCGCAATACGATAACAACATCCTCAAGTACTCCGATTATGACGTCGAACGGTTCGACAATAGCACGGAACCAAATCCAACTCCAGTGAGTTCGCTGAGCGATTGGAGGAATCAATTCGCACTGAAAGCGAGCCGCTCCAAGAAGTGGTTCTTGAACAAACAAACCACATTGAGTGCGACACTGCGCTGGAACATTTGGGCGAATAGTTCGGTACTCAATAGCAACGCCTATTGGATGCAATGGGAACAGGAAATTATCGATCCTGTCGATTTCAAAGTTGCATATTCTCTTTGGAAGCGCACTCCCTTGCGCAGTTACACCGACCGCGACACCCGCGAATGGCATTTAGCCCAGTTCGATCAGAACGAGTATACTTTCCGGTTGGAGGTCGATAATCCTTGGCTGCAATCAGTCACCGTGAAACCCTACTACCAGATTCGGAACCAATACTACAACGAGTATTTCACCGAATTTGATATGACA encodes:
- the pgsB gene encoding poly-gamma-glutamate synthase PgsB, translated to MLAVFFLLISLLIWWVIEFARHQRRIYSIPIRIHVNGTRGKSSVTRLISAGLRAGGKKTLAKTTGTLPRIIDEHGLEIAINRRANANILEQLKIIKFISRRKPDALVIECMAVQPEYQWICEHRIVHATHGVCTNARPDHLNEMGPTTENVGKSLSNTVPVKSRFFTAEHKLAHIFQDVAKRRETEITITDSSGITPEDMRGFSYVEHPENVALALAVTNSLGISRSVALKGMHNCFPDSGALKIFRVEHGGKWCRFVNAMAANDPESTLMIWNKAVERYQGKMGTRIVLLNTRADRFDRSLQLLAMTAKGIELDYFFSIGERTDRLLVFFAKYGIPVEKVVTLGITKPETIYEAIFEKVGTDGGTVIGIGNVGAGGLAVANLFRDRRVGID
- the pgsC gene encoding poly-gamma-glutamate biosynthesis protein PgsC is translated as MIEATVGLGVVLSLLFQESLGVAAGGIVVPGYVALQLDQPLALIATFVVSFIVWMMLRFLSRFMFLFGRRRLVLSILLGFIFGYLSRQLVLSHAFPIDPGLQAIGFVVPGLIANWMERQGIVKTVAAVLICSVTTRLLIMVATGGRFFPNV
- the pgsW gene encoding poly-gamma-glutamate system protein: MSKNSEPKMFKPSLRDPKTLVILAVIALAIFIVAENSRREVRLPDYEVKLDAAKRMQTSLETVKQTRFGTGQVPDEINDPNATAMIGRQESPITVEDGKLEDALTALNPNIAAAIVSYLLEANIKPGDPVAVGLSGTFPGLNLATICALEAVKAKPVIITSLGSAQWGANDPSFTWLDIESALYKSGRIAHHSTLASLGGGGDYGRGLSDKGRQLLRDAIARNNVEKLEVGSLDSSISLRLQKYEKELGGKPKLFISVGGSFADIGHQANTWLIPTGFFPNLPERNYPNIGVLHHYAETGIPFIHLFDVRMITQTFELPKSPVPLPDPGKGGVYATERYDVRIAALLLAIFIVIFGIVVNYDRKKYKLKEEGADPDTLPINK